The following proteins are co-located in the Pectinophora gossypiella chromosome 7, ilPecGoss1.1, whole genome shotgun sequence genome:
- the LOC126368076 gene encoding mitochondrial basic amino acids transporter-like, with translation MALDFVAGCIGGCAGIIAGHPLDTLKVHVQSGRGSAWECTKALLKGGTLSTAYRGVGAPLGGIAAVNAIVFGAYGNTRRALPNPDSLKTHATAGFAAGMMQSFACAPIELVKTRQQLAQPGDAIPEGAWSGARHVLKTGGFKALFRGLGITIARDAPAFAIYFSTYEAMTRGDQSVAKVFMAGGVAGTLSWVVLYPIDVVKSRIQGDIVGRYAGAWDCFKKSIQADGWKCMGRGLGAVTLRAFISNGACFTAVAWTERAWQHCNSESAVQTLVQAAAIGEAVCHDNPERYYDM, from the exons ATGGCTCTTGATTTTGTAGCTGGATGCATAGGAG GCTGCGCTGGAATTATAGCGGGCCACCCTTTGGACACTTTGAAAGTGCACGTTCAATCAGGGAGGGGTAGCGCGTGGGAATGTACGAAGGCTCTGTTGAAAGGAGGAACATTATCCACTGCGTACCGTGGAGTCGGCGCACCTTTAGGAGGAATAGCGGCGGTGAACGCCATAGTATTCGGGGCTTATGGTAATACGAGACGAGCGTTACCGAATCCGGATTCTTTGAAGACGCATGCTACGGCTGGCTTCGCAGCTGGTATGATGCAAAGTTTCGCTTGCGCGCCTATAGAACTTGTGAAGACGAGGCAGCAATTGGCCCAACCTGGTGATGCCATCCCCGAGGGGGCGTGGTCAGGAGCGAGACATGTTCTGAAGACTGGTGGATTCAAAGCTCTATTTCGAGGCTTGGGGATCACCATTGCTCGGGATGCACCAGCTTTTGCGATCTACTTCAGTACTTACGAAGCTATGACGCGCGGAGATCAATCTGTTGCTAAAGTGTTTATGGCAGGCGGTGTGGCTGGAACGCTGTCTTGGGTAGTGCTGTACCCGATCGACGTAGTGAAGTCGAGGATACAAGGAGACATTGTGGGGCGATACGCAGGAGCGTGGGATTGTTTTAAGAAGTCAATACAAGCGGACGGATGGAAATGTATGGGGCGGGGTTTGGGAGCTGTAACACTGCGAGCGTTTATCAGTAATGGAGCTTGTTTCACGGCAGTAGCGTGGACGGAGCGTGCGTGGCAACATTGCAACTCGGAGTCGGCTGTGCAGACGCTGGTGCAGGCGGCCGCCATAGGCGAAGCTGTCTGTCATGATAACCCCGAGCGATACTACGACATGTAA